The Elusimicrobiota bacterium genome has a segment encoding these proteins:
- a CDS encoding VanZ family protein, with protein MKPEHPGRPRLSVMEVGSLWLPVIVWAAFIFYFSSLPYLRFVQPWWDYPLRKAGHMMIFGILARLIARALTGSTFWPWKKIFAWSLLLALLYAATDEYHQSFTPGRGATVQDVVIDGTGAWIALGMIP; from the coding sequence TTGAAACCGGAACATCCCGGCAGGCCCCGTTTGTCGGTTATGGAGGTTGGATCGCTCTGGCTGCCGGTCATCGTTTGGGCCGCTTTTATCTTTTACTTTTCCAGCCTCCCCTACTTGCGATTCGTGCAACCGTGGTGGGATTACCCGCTTCGAAAAGCCGGGCATATGATGATCTTCGGGATCCTGGCACGCTTGATCGCGCGCGCGCTTACCGGCAGCACCTTCTGGCCGTGGAAAAAAATCTTCGCGTGGAGCCTGCTCCTGGCCCTTCTTTATGCCGCCACCGACGAATACCACCAAAGCTTCACGCCGGGCCGGGGCGCCACCGTCCAGGATGTCGTCATCGACGGGACCGGCGCCTGGATCGCGCTCGGGATGATTCCTTAG
- a CDS encoding polysaccharide deacetylase family protein: protein MTYLPILTYHRLLAQEPSRAVDPNRIAVSQTQFRRHLAWFKRLGYRSVPLSDYVRLLLEKRPLPTRGLAITFDDGYEEVLTLGLPVLQEFGFSSTVFAITGEERNAWDNGSARILSGDQLRHWRKAGMDVGGHTCHHVHLPQLTPDAARREIRESKKQLEDLLGETIPIFAYPYGESTPAVEQMVRDAGYEVAFATDRAPRDHAANLYRLRRTVIFPRNTAWEVLWKAQRWYPAYQDWKRGTL, encoded by the coding sequence ATGACTTATCTACCCATCCTGACCTATCATCGGCTGCTCGCCCAGGAGCCGTCCCGGGCCGTTGATCCCAATCGCATCGCAGTCAGCCAGACACAGTTTCGTCGCCACCTGGCCTGGTTCAAACGCCTAGGGTACCGGAGCGTCCCCCTGTCAGACTATGTTCGCCTATTGCTTGAGAAACGTCCTCTTCCAACCCGTGGGCTGGCCATTACGTTTGATGACGGCTATGAGGAAGTTCTCACATTAGGGCTGCCGGTTCTGCAGGAGTTTGGTTTTTCCTCTACCGTTTTTGCCATCACAGGGGAAGAACGCAACGCATGGGACAACGGTTCCGCGCGGATTCTCTCCGGCGACCAGCTTCGTCATTGGCGAAAAGCTGGCATGGACGTCGGCGGTCACACCTGTCACCATGTCCATCTGCCCCAGCTGACCCCCGATGCCGCCCGGCGGGAAATCCGTGAATCCAAAAAACAATTGGAGGACCTTCTCGGCGAAACGATTCCCATTTTTGCCTACCCCTATGGGGAAAGCACTCCGGCCGTTGAGCAGATGGTCCGTGACGCCGGCTATGAAGTGGCCTTTGCCACGGATCGCGCTCCCAGAGATCATGCCGCGAACCTTTACCGCTTACGCCGCACGGTGATTTTTCCCCGGAACACGGCTTGGGAAGTCCTCTGGAAAGCGCAACGATGGTATCCGGCTTATCAGGATTGGAAAAGGGGAACTCTTTGA
- a CDS encoding glycosyltransferase: protein MRILFLLSCLEPAGSETYCLSLAEAWQGKHEVFWISDRLHYGQTYTSWPIHQKAFPAGVLNTWRVARFIRRHQIQLIHSHSRRSHWVAAQAAALTGIPHVTTIHQPPPVHLFSRAFPCFGDAALAIDEAVVDHLTQRFHYPLKQIHLIRNGVDLNRFQPAANPGSAVKQLLLLGRLSGGRWKAFEFFLEVLRSIAFSLPPTVFRIAGKVPEDRAAAFVEQLRVVNTAVAPSRVESIGFIQDLPAFLHDVDMVIAGGRSALESLASAKPVIIMGEGGVLGICGPETWPQALRTNFGDHLVPKTFAPETLALALRDLLLAPERAEELGRWGRGQVEKYYDIRKTAEAVDAVYQSLIRT from the coding sequence ATGAGGATTCTCTTTCTGCTGTCCTGCCTGGAGCCGGCGGGCTCCGAAACCTATTGCCTCTCACTGGCCGAAGCCTGGCAAGGGAAGCATGAGGTCTTCTGGATTTCTGACCGGCTGCATTACGGCCAGACCTATACCTCCTGGCCGATCCACCAAAAAGCGTTCCCCGCCGGCGTCCTGAATACCTGGCGCGTGGCCCGCTTTATCCGGCGCCATCAGATCCAGCTGATTCATTCGCATTCCCGCCGGTCTCACTGGGTGGCGGCACAGGCAGCGGCCCTTACTGGGATTCCGCATGTGACGACGATTCATCAACCTCCGCCGGTTCATCTTTTTTCGCGGGCCTTCCCCTGCTTCGGAGACGCCGCGCTCGCCATTGATGAAGCGGTGGTGGATCACCTGACCCAACGGTTTCATTATCCCTTGAAACAAATCCATCTGATTCGTAATGGCGTTGATCTGAACCGCTTCCAGCCGGCGGCCAATCCGGGGTCCGCTGTGAAGCAACTCCTGTTATTGGGACGCCTGAGCGGGGGCCGATGGAAAGCCTTTGAGTTCTTTTTAGAGGTGCTGAGATCGATAGCCTTCTCGCTGCCTCCAACGGTATTCCGGATTGCCGGGAAAGTTCCGGAGGATCGCGCCGCGGCGTTTGTCGAACAACTGCGCGTGGTCAACACCGCCGTTGCTCCCTCGCGCGTGGAGTCCATCGGCTTCATCCAAGACCTGCCGGCCTTTTTGCATGACGTGGATATGGTCATCGCCGGGGGACGCTCGGCGCTGGAAAGCCTGGCCAGCGCCAAACCAGTGATCATTATGGGAGAAGGGGGCGTTTTGGGAATCTGCGGCCCTGAAACCTGGCCGCAGGCTTTACGAACCAATTTCGGGGATCATCTCGTGCCAAAAACATTTGCTCCGGAAACGCTGGCGCTGGCTTTGCGCGACCTGTTGTTGGCGCCGGAACGCGCGGAAGAGCTGGGCCGCTGGGGCCGCGGCCAGGTTGAAAAGTATTACGATATCCGGAAGACAGCCGAAGCGGTCGACGCTGTTTATCAGTCCCTCATTCGCACATGA
- a CDS encoding N-acetylmuramoyl-L-alanine amidase encodes MRHNVRAHSGAPLQFLWTLCLLPSLAVSAVIPSTPTITPATLTIVHPTEGQRLPLLSQIFAFGAVVPGSTLTINGSTINVHSSGGYLAMVPVSTGDFVLSAEVKSPAGDSAKLDRRIYVAPGFIASPLSPLTIEKGSVSPFDDAWLMAGDSVRVSFQGSSGASAEFSIEGVARKIPMMEVGVSSAGRRGIYEGLYTIQPEDKVHRASIEVTLKRRRITEKEKAAGRLTIDNTPAPRVGLLLEDVAARTGPDGGYDLFLAKGMRVRLTGKVGGQWRVRLSAMQSGWVRENAVQELPPGTQPAQSPLGNFIVTRQDENTLIRVPLGDVLPYRAEQNLNPAQLVVTLYGAVAKTDLIRYDPFDTLIQQVRWRQTAPDTVQLVIEPAFQKWWGYDIRYEGTTLLIEIRKPWLKDGLAGMAIAVDAGHGGSDSGAIGPHGTLEKDANLAIANVVRDALARAGANPFLIRETDSDIPLYDRPRIAWKGGARLFISIHCNAAGNSENPVWNNGFSIYWYHPQSLTLAKVIHSDYRKRLPLPDHGLFYADFAVCRMTQMPSFLAEQAFIIVPEQEQMIFDPKFQKQVAASIVNGIKAFLAKP; translated from the coding sequence ATGCGGCATAATGTTCGGGCGCACAGCGGTGCGCCCCTACAGTTCCTATGGACCTTATGTTTGTTGCCTTCCCTGGCCGTCTCCGCCGTTATCCCCTCCACCCCCACGATCACTCCCGCAACGCTCACTATCGTTCATCCCACCGAAGGTCAGCGCCTCCCGTTGTTGTCGCAGATTTTCGCCTTCGGCGCGGTGGTCCCCGGCTCCACCCTGACGATCAATGGCAGCACCATCAATGTCCATTCCAGCGGAGGATATCTGGCCATGGTTCCGGTCAGTACGGGAGATTTCGTTTTAAGCGCGGAAGTCAAAAGTCCTGCCGGAGACAGCGCCAAACTGGACCGGCGCATTTATGTGGCGCCGGGATTTATCGCCAGCCCCTTAAGCCCTCTCACGATTGAAAAAGGATCGGTCTCCCCGTTTGACGACGCCTGGCTGATGGCCGGAGACAGCGTGCGGGTGAGTTTCCAGGGATCCTCCGGCGCCAGCGCCGAGTTTTCCATCGAAGGCGTCGCCCGTAAGATCCCGATGATGGAGGTCGGCGTCTCCTCCGCAGGCCGACGGGGAATCTACGAAGGCCTTTACACGATTCAGCCGGAAGATAAAGTCCACCGCGCCTCCATCGAGGTGACGCTGAAGAGGCGCCGCATCACGGAAAAAGAAAAAGCCGCTGGCCGCCTGACGATCGACAACACGCCGGCGCCCCGGGTCGGGCTGCTCCTGGAGGATGTGGCGGCGCGCACAGGCCCCGACGGGGGCTATGATCTTTTTCTCGCCAAAGGCATGCGGGTCCGCTTGACGGGGAAAGTGGGGGGCCAGTGGCGGGTTCGTTTGTCGGCGATGCAAAGCGGCTGGGTGAGGGAAAATGCCGTTCAAGAACTTCCTCCGGGGACGCAACCGGCGCAAAGTCCATTGGGAAACTTTATCGTGACTCGTCAGGACGAGAACACGCTGATCCGCGTTCCATTAGGGGATGTGCTGCCCTATCGCGCGGAGCAGAACCTGAATCCGGCGCAGCTGGTGGTGACGCTCTATGGGGCCGTCGCTAAAACCGACCTCATCCGTTACGATCCTTTTGACACGCTGATCCAGCAAGTCCGCTGGCGGCAGACGGCCCCGGACACGGTTCAGCTCGTCATCGAGCCGGCTTTCCAGAAATGGTGGGGCTACGACATCCGGTACGAAGGAACAACTTTGCTGATCGAAATCCGGAAACCCTGGTTGAAAGATGGTCTCGCGGGGATGGCCATCGCTGTCGACGCGGGTCACGGCGGCTCGGATTCCGGCGCCATCGGCCCTCACGGGACGCTGGAAAAAGACGCCAATCTTGCTATTGCAAACGTCGTCCGGGACGCTCTTGCACGTGCCGGAGCCAACCCCTTTCTCATCCGCGAGACGGACAGCGATATTCCGCTTTATGACCGTCCGCGCATCGCCTGGAAAGGCGGCGCGCGTCTCTTCATTAGCATTCACTGCAACGCCGCTGGAAACAGCGAAAACCCTGTCTGGAATAACGGGTTCAGTATTTATTGGTATCACCCTCAAAGCCTGACCCTCGCTAAGGTTATTCACTCAGACTATCGAAAGCGTTTGCCGCTTCCCGATCACGGTCTTTTCTATGCGGATTTCGCGGTTTGCCGCATGACCCAGATGCCCTCCTTCCTCGCGGAGCAGGCGTTTATCATCGTGCCCGAACAGGAACAGATGATTTTTGACCCCAAATTTCAGAAACAGGTGGCCGCCTCCATCGTCAACGGCATTAAAGCGTTTTTGGCTAAACCGTAA
- a CDS encoding glucose-6-phosphate isomerase, which translates to MLSLNYSHCLSDAIGIQHGLMEPEISGLQPRLNDAHRSVTQMGASGKLGFIDLPNQIEEAKRIMRWARRARKPFDTLVVLGIGGSALGNNSLQQALRPFYWNLMDRKDRKGWLRLFVLDNVDPRWTAELLETLDLKKTLFNVISKSGTTAECLANYFFFRKAVEKTVGAKRAPQHFVLTTDAKKGYLRELAAREKMMTFEVPGNVGGRFSVFTPVGLVSAALTGIDLVELLGGAKAMAKRCQSASLKDNPAAVYAALQYLYYQKGVKLSVLMPYSQNLWCVADWYRQLWAESLGKKLDRSGKTVHLGPTPIKALGVTDQHSQAQLYMEGPFDKIISFLSVKDFGRKTVIPSVDASHYLSGRTLNELLKAEEQGTRSALTKAQRPNMTISISEISPATIGELLFFFEMAVAYMGELLDVNAFDQPGVELAKVYTYALMGREGYDPQRAELAEMDKKDNEKPHVV; encoded by the coding sequence ATGTTGTCATTAAACTATTCACACTGCTTATCCGATGCCATTGGCATTCAACACGGCCTGATGGAACCGGAAATCTCCGGCTTACAGCCGCGCCTGAATGACGCGCACCGTTCGGTGACTCAGATGGGGGCCTCCGGCAAACTGGGCTTCATCGACTTGCCCAACCAGATCGAAGAAGCCAAACGGATCATGCGCTGGGCGCGCCGCGCGCGCAAGCCCTTTGACACGCTCGTGGTGCTGGGCATCGGCGGCAGCGCGTTGGGAAACAACTCGCTGCAACAGGCGCTTCGACCGTTCTACTGGAACCTGATGGACCGGAAGGACCGCAAAGGATGGCTGCGGCTTTTTGTGCTCGACAACGTGGACCCGCGCTGGACCGCCGAACTATTGGAAACTCTGGATCTCAAAAAGACCCTCTTCAATGTCATCTCTAAATCCGGAACAACCGCGGAGTGCCTGGCCAATTATTTCTTTTTCCGCAAAGCCGTGGAGAAAACCGTCGGCGCGAAACGGGCCCCGCAGCACTTTGTGCTGACCACGGACGCCAAAAAAGGTTACCTGCGCGAGCTGGCCGCCCGGGAAAAAATGATGACGTTTGAGGTGCCGGGCAATGTGGGGGGACGGTTTTCCGTCTTCACTCCGGTCGGGTTGGTCTCGGCCGCGCTGACCGGGATTGATCTCGTTGAGCTCCTGGGAGGCGCGAAAGCCATGGCCAAGCGCTGCCAGAGTGCGTCCCTGAAAGACAATCCCGCCGCGGTTTATGCCGCCCTTCAATACCTTTACTACCAGAAGGGGGTCAAGCTCTCGGTGCTGATGCCGTATTCGCAAAATCTCTGGTGCGTGGCCGATTGGTACCGCCAACTCTGGGCGGAAAGCCTGGGCAAGAAGCTGGACCGTTCCGGCAAAACCGTCCATCTGGGTCCGACTCCGATCAAAGCGCTAGGCGTTACGGATCAACACTCCCAGGCCCAGCTTTACATGGAGGGGCCTTTTGACAAGATTATTTCTTTCTTGTCGGTGAAGGATTTCGGGCGCAAGACCGTTATCCCTTCCGTGGATGCGAGCCATTACCTGAGCGGACGCACGCTGAATGAATTACTGAAGGCCGAAGAACAGGGGACCCGCTCCGCGCTGACCAAAGCGCAGCGCCCGAATATGACGATTTCCATTTCAGAGATCTCGCCCGCCACGATTGGCGAGCTATTGTTCTTCTTTGAGATGGCAGTCGCTTATATGGGAGAGCTGCTGGACGTCAATGCCTTTGACCAGCCGGGCGTGGAGCTGGCGAAGGTTTATACCTACGCTCTCATGGGCCGCGAAGGCTATGACCCCCAGCGCGCGGAACTGGCCGAGATGGACAAGAAGGATAATGAAAAGCCTCATGTTGTCTGA
- a CDS encoding LysM peptidoglycan-binding domain-containing protein produces MRITRLQLLIVLVLVGGIGISGLLWWRGRITTTARKSSPVTPVSSAVPIAKNQLPSISLQASAKTIAIVGEAYRKLAKESGDIPSVSVPLRTAKAAQAAGDYPKAMDFAKEAWLALKIQQKTADRGVYTVAKGDTLWGIAEKHSPVRQGPGWVAIWKANKRLIKDFDWIEVGWALHIPMKRSAYVMAYWKPRPPAESQNVFTVGPGGTEEIENPGSCPAARAADANPRLSGGGFIEISVVIRFTTCSIPLEEGETDVVIKLFTLLIRCHWHSTRPDGTGNLRLTAAPE; encoded by the coding sequence GTGCGGATCACGCGGCTTCAACTCTTGATTGTCCTTGTTTTAGTAGGCGGGATTGGGATCAGCGGCTTATTGTGGTGGCGCGGTCGCATCACAACGACGGCTCGAAAATCATCTCCGGTAACCCCCGTTTCCTCAGCGGTACCTATCGCGAAGAATCAGCTTCCTTCGATTTCTCTACAAGCGTCTGCGAAAACGATCGCCATTGTCGGAGAGGCTTATCGCAAGCTCGCGAAAGAATCCGGCGATATCCCATCCGTTTCCGTCCCGTTGCGGACCGCGAAGGCGGCCCAGGCGGCCGGCGATTACCCCAAAGCCATGGATTTCGCCAAAGAGGCCTGGCTGGCGCTGAAGATACAGCAAAAAACGGCCGACCGCGGCGTTTATACCGTCGCCAAAGGGGATACGCTGTGGGGAATCGCTGAAAAACATTCCCCGGTTCGTCAGGGGCCCGGCTGGGTGGCGATCTGGAAGGCCAACAAGCGTTTGATTAAAGATTTTGACTGGATTGAAGTCGGCTGGGCCCTGCACATCCCGATGAAACGTTCCGCTTATGTCATGGCGTACTGGAAACCCCGCCCCCCTGCCGAAAGCCAAAACGTTTTCACCGTTGGCCCTGGGGGAACCGAAGAAATCGAAAACCCCGGTTCGTGTCCAGCAGCCCGCGCCGCTGACGCAAACCCCCGACTCTCTGGCGGTGGTTTCATTGAAATTTCCGTCGTCATCCGTTTTACCACCTGTTCAATACCACTAGAAGAAGGAGAAACCGATGTTGTCATTAAACTATTCACACTGCTTATCCGATGCCATTGGCATTCAACACGGCCTGATGGAACCGGAAATCTCCGGCTTACAGCCGCGCCTGAATGA